AGGACACATGCTCCTCGCGCGACCTCCCAGGgccgggccccccacccccaccccagatgtGTCACGTGGCCAGTGACAGCTGTCCCTCAAAGCTCGTAGGCAACCCTCCACCGGCCTCTCCCGGCTCCGCGCCCAGGGGCCTACACAGGGAACGGCCTCCCTGCAGGGTCTCCGTTCCGCCTGCACCCCTCGCCCCGCAACAACCACGGCGTTCCGTTACCAGCCGCCCGCGTCCTTAGCGCCAGCGCCGCCGACGCCATGTTTGCCGGACATTCACTTCCGGCCTCAGAAATCTGCTTCCGGTACCGGGCGATCTGCTTCCGGGGCTTGCGCTGCAGTTGAAAGAGTGGCGCGAAGAGTCGCAGGTGAGAGTTggcgcggcgggcggcgggtGGCGGGTGGCGGGTGGCGGGTGGCGGgtggcgggcggcgggcggcgggcggcgggcggcgggttGGGCCGGACTTCTGAGCACCGCCCCGCAGGTGATCAGGGCGTCTGGGGCTCTGCCGCGCGGTGGGGACGCGCCGGGCTCGTCTGGCAGGCAACCTCGTTTTGCGGGACTCCGGCGAGGTACAGGGAGGTCCCTCCAGACTGGCAGCGTCCTTTACCGAGTGCTTACTGTGGGCTCCGTGCTGTGCTAAGCGCTGTAGATGCACGATTTCAGTTATTTCAAACAATCTTATGAAATAGGTGTTGTTATCATCCCTGTTTTACTAAATTGGAAAGCGAGGTTCAGGGAGGTTACATGGCCCATCCGGGGTCACACCTACAGTGTTTGTGAGCTTTTTTTCGAAGAGCAGTTCTTGTACACGACCCAGCAGTTGGACTTCTAGGTATACATGCAAGAGAATTGAAAACCTTTccccacaaaaacctgcacatgaatgttcatggCAGTGCTGAACGGAGAAACAAATGGCAGCCTATCTGTGCggtggaatgttattcagccgtAAAAAACCATGGAGTACTGACACACGCCACAACATAAACGAGCACTGagaaacatgctaagtgaaaggaggcAGTCACAAAGGATCACACGCTGTATGATTCTGTTTGTACTAAATATCCAGAACAGGTAAATCCACAAAAAACAGAAGTAGATCTGTGGTTATCAGGAATTGGGGAGGGAGAAGTGAACAAGGACTGCTTAATGGCTAtgggattttttggggggggagtgcTGAGACTATTCCGGAATTAGACAGTGATGCACACGTTTGTGAATAGACTAaaaactactgaactgtacacttgaaaGAGAAGTTTATGGCATGTGAGttacatctcaatttttaaagaaaggaggaTTTAACATGAGCATTTCAAATGCAGAGATCAATAAGGGGGTGGTGTTGAGTCTTGTTACTACTGCATTAACATTTTCCAGTAGTAATCGCCACTTTGTTTCTAGGTCACCTTGACCTGGAAGGGATTTGAGGAGTCCTGTTAGACTGCAGACAACTGAGTTCCAGAGTGCATGGGTTGGGACCATagcctgtttttctgtttctatattgTGTGTATTTCCATAAAGTTTGGCCACAGAACACGTCTAAGGGACTGAGTTCAGTACCgcagtctgtgtctccctcctctcttttccttttagggAGTTAATTGGACAGCACGCATTGATGGCTCTACAGAGGTCATCGCTCTCACTGGATTCCAGTGAGAGCGACTCTGAAGAGTTGCCAACATTTGCCTTCCTGAAGAAGGAACCGTCTTCAACAAAGAGGAGGCAGtctcagagggaggagaagattGTTGTGGTTCACACCTCGGATTCTGAAGCCTCCTGTCCTCCATCACCAAGGTTGAAAGATGTACCCCCTACCCCGGACACAGCTGAATCCATCACACAAACAGAGCCAGTGAGGGTGCTAAGCAGTGGAAGTGAGGATGAGGTAGAATTAATTCCCCTGGCCGAGAGGCTTGCATGTAAGTTTTTGACCCGCAAGCCACTGAGCCCTGAGGACTCTAGCTCCCCAGTTAAAAGTGTATGGGATCATCAAAATAGTGAAGGAGGATCCTGTGACTGGAAAAAAGAACCCTTTCCAAAGGTCCCTGATATTGCCCTCCGTGACACCTCAGAGAGATGTGCATCAAATAACAAGGACCCTGCGGGAGACAGTCCATGCCACCAGCTTCCAGCCTTCAAAGCTACCTGCCCTATCCAGAACAACAGCTGGACAAATGCTGAGGTCCCCCCACTTCAGAAGAGAACCAAGCCTAGCCAGGAGGTCCAGAGGAGCAGCTCGCAGGGACGCCAGCCGCGGAGACGAGCAAGCCCAAAGGAACGCACCCTGGAACAACAGGAGAGGACCAAGAAGGCAGCCGTGGCTAACAGGCCGAAAGCTCAGAGGCCTGAGGAATGCCTAAAGCACGTGGTCGTGATGCTGGATCCAGGTCCTCTTAGCATCTGTCTTCATCCCGTGCTGGGGTCCCCACTTTCTGGGCCAACCCCTGACTGCCCCTCTCCCATCATTTGTTGCAGTGCTTTTACAGACGGAAGGGGGAGGCCAGCTCCTCGGGGCGCTGCAGTCCATGGAGTGCCGGTGTGTGATCGAGGCCCAGGCCGTGCCCTGCAGCATCACCTGGAGGAGAAGGGCTGCGCCAGCTGAGGTAGTAGGTTTCCGGCTGATGTCTCCTCCCCCTTTGAGCTCCCTGATAAATGCCCTTTCATTCTAAAGAATGTTAGTCAGGGTCCCAGCAGGAAAACAACTGGCACACTCAACTTAGGATAATTTGAGGAAGATGTTAGAAAGGAACAGTGTCCTAAAGCGTGGACAGGTTACAGGGCAACTACAAGGGACGACATGGCTTCTCACGGTAATGACAACACCAGCTCAGGATTTCTCCACCTCAGATATAGTTGGCATTTCAGATCGGATAATTCCCTGTTGTGAGGGCTGTTTTGTGTGGTGGAGAATGTCGAGCAGCCTCCCTGGCCTCAGCCCACTCGATGCCGGTGGCACCCTCCTAGTCCTGACACTCCAGAATGTCTACAAGTTGCCAAACGCCCTTGTGGGGAAAAATCGGCCCTGGTAGAGGACCACTAGCATGTTTGTTACCATGCTTAGGCCTGGCGGGATGAGGGGAGGAAGTGGTTACCAGAAtcctgaaggagaaagaaatgtagAGAGGACCCCCTTGAAAGAAGCTTGATCTCCTGTAGAAGAACACAGCAAAGCCTAAATGACCCATTTCGAGGGAGCTAGGGAAACAACCTCACTCCCCCCTCccgctttccctccctccctccagtctCCTGTTGGGTTTCCCACCCACCGTTCCCACTTGGCCATTTGCACCGGAGGACCTGGTGATGTGGTCTCCTGCAGAGAGcggagtgggaagagggagagcagaTCCGCGGGGCAGAAGGAAGATACTCTTCATAGGATGCCTGGTTCTAACTGGGCATGGCAGGCTTGTGCTTGAATCTCGGGCCCCACAGCTTTATGGCTATGACCCTGGGCAGATTATTTCATCTCTTTGTGCCTCACGTGTAACGAGGACACTTGCATCCCTCTGGGAGCGCCATGTCAGGGGACTGAGGTAGCCAATTCCGGAGCGCATAGTAGGCACACAGCAAATGTTCTTTCCTTGGCCCTGAGGTTTCTGCAGCTCCTTTGGCTTCCATTCCTCTTATCTATGAATCCAAAATACTCAACCCCTCATTTATAAGGTTCTCTAGATGaaacattaagatttttttcctctctcggGACACCTGGTTGGCACAGGTAGTAGAGCGTGAGACTCGTGATCTCGTGGTCATGAATTCAGGCCCCCTGTTGGGCATAGAGACtgcttaaaacaaaatttttcccccttatttgGATCTCATAATTTTTTCAGTAACTTAGGGCAATTGGACGCTTTTTAATTTGGGGTATTAGCAAATCTTTGTATTCATATTGCAGTTACCTTTCAAGGCGCTCCCGCATTCTCCCTCCCGTGTCTGTGGCGGTTCTCCGACACGGAGGGACTTCTCACCCCGCATCACGGgcggggaggcaggtgggagaaGTTGAAAGCTGTGTGAAGGGTCCCAGCCGGTTGGTGGCTGAGCAGGAACTAGAGGCCCTGCTCCTCCCGCTACTCTTGATTGTATTGTGGGTCTTAGCGTTGTATTGTGGGTCTTAGCGTTTGCTTACAGGGACCTAGTGAGAAGACCCTCCCCATGAGCCCTGCTCCCAGTCGCTCATACCGCTGCGGGCATGTGTCGCAGGAGGCTGCCCCGTGGCGGTGGTGAAGAGGACGGGCTCTCCCAGGCAGCAGCTTCCCTTGTGGCTCTTGTCTTTGTCACATACAACCTGTGTGTCGCTAAGGGCCACTCAGCTCCTAGTCAGCCTCTGCCCTCAAAGGCCAAGTACCTTTTTGCACAAAACCCTCTGGAAATTTCCTCCCCCCCCAATCCCCTATCCAGAGTGCACAGGAACACTGGCAGTTCTCAGCCCATTTCAATTTCCTTTCTTCACTGCCTCTGAGACGGGCACACCAAGGTTGGACAATTGAGGACTGGGGAAGGACGGGATCACGGGTTATTCTTTTTTGCCACCAGGCTTcattccagaaggaaaagaataatacAAAAACGGGCTTGGCTGATGTGGGTGCGTTTGTTCACCCCGAAGGCCTGGGTCTCTCTCACAGGTGCTGAGCACCTGCTGACTCGCCTCCCTGTGCTGGGTTCCGGGTCCTTTGGCAGGATGGACAGGAAGACTGGGTCGAGGAACCGATGGTCCTGGTGCTGCTCCCGGCAGAAGCGTTTGTGTCCATGGTCCGGAACTTCAAGCAGGTGGGCAGAGCAGGGTGGGCACCCAGGCATGGGACAGAGAGCCACCTCTAGGGACTGGATGTTAACGCAGCATCTGCCCTTCATGCAGGGAAGTGTGGGCGGAcctgagaaggggaaggaaacacTGCGGAGCTTTGTGACCAACACCACGGCGAGGGCAGCTGGGAAAGCTCTGTCCCTGGTTATTGTGGATCAGGAGAAATGCTTCAGGTTTGAAGCGGTCCTCAAGACTTAGCATGCAAAGGGTCAGCTCCACCAGGGGGACGTTACTCATCCCAGATCTGGGCCCCCCTCTCCAAGCCCTTCTGCCGAGCTCAGCCTGGAGCTGCTGTTCTCTTAATTTCCTCCCCTGTTCTAGTGCTCCAAACTCCTCAAGAAGAAGGAAGCAGGGAGTGGCAGATAGGGAACAGgccaaggagaagcagcagagacgACCAGAGGCCAGCGCAGGGCATGTGGTGTCCAGAGTAGACGTGGAAGAGGTAAGAACTTCAGTGCTCCTACTCTCATTGAACTCGATTTGCTCTAGATCAGGAGCAAGTGCCCGCTGGACACGCCTTTCTGCCTTTGCACTGAGTAGGAGAGAAGGGGTAGAACAGGGAGCCAAGGGGCTGGGATGCAGTTTCAGCAGGCGTGAGGGAGGAGCCTCAGACAAGCTTCCCTTCACCCCTCCAACCCGTCCTGCTCTTGTGGGGGTAGGCGCTGGTGGATCTGCAGCTGCACACACGAGCCCAGGCCCGACTGGTGCAGACCTGGAAAGAGCTGGCCGACTTCGCATGTGCACTTACCAAGGCTGTGGCTGAGGCGCCCTTCAAGTGAGTGCCATGAAATGCTCGGGCCCCCTGCTGGGCCCCGCTGTGTCCTCTTCCTCTGAGCTCTGCCACCAGCGGTTGTCTGTGAGGCTGGTGCTGGGCAGAGCCAGTCTTGTACTGGGGATGCTGGTGAGGAACCTTCAAGCCCAGTCCCCTTAAAACACACTGCACCAGCTGCTCTGTAAGTTCGTGTCCCGCAGCTGGTGCTGGGTCACCTGTGAGCCAGGTTACCGGGATCCGTCCCCAGTCAAGTCACGATGTTGTAagttctcacaaaacaaactttcaGCCTACTGAGCTCTGGGAGTGTTCATGGTCAGAATTAGTAGGGGAATTAGTAGGGGATCTCAGTCTAGTCCAAGTCTCTCATTTTCTACGTACGGGACTAGAAGCCTGAAGACTGCCTTGACTGAGCTCTTAGCAAGTTAAAAGTGGAACCAGACTCCCAGGTGGCCTGACACCCAATCCCTAGTGGCTATCCCTGTGCACACTGCCTCTTGTCCACTAACCCAATGTCAACATGGGAAACAAGCTGGTACCTTTCTGGCACCTTCTCTCTCAATGAGAAGGACGAGATGTCATTTTTAAGGGAACCAGCAACTAGCATGGCTTGGGAACAAAGAGGCGCTCGTGAGGGTCTGTGGAAGGAGGGTGTTTAAGTTACCAGCGAAGGGGACAGGTGGAGTGACAAGTGACTCACAGCTCTTCAACTGCCGTTCACAGGAAGCTTCGAGACCAAActagcttctccttctgcctggagaGTGACTGGTCTGGAGGGGCAAAGGTGGACCGCACGGGCAGGGGACTAATGCTGGTGTGGAGGAGACAGATTCAGCAGCTGAACCGAGTCAGCCTGGAAATGGCCAGTGCCATCGTGGATGCCtatccctccccccagctcctggtCCAGGTAGGCTGCTCCAGTGGTCACCCCCAGCGCCCTGTGGCTTTAGTGGACTCCCCAGGCAGTTTCCGTGGAGGGCACTGGTAGTCAGCAGTGCAGGCCTGCTGAAATCTGAACAGGACTCAAGGACAGAGGACAGGCTctcatcccaccccacccccaagctcCTTGCCCCCTTATTGATGCAGGTGTGACTCTGGGTGGTACAGTATTGAGAGGTCATTTGCCACTTTCAGGCTTATAGGCGGTGTCTGTCGGAGCAAGAACGTCAGAATTTGCTCGCAGACATACAGGTACGCCGTGGGGAAGGTGTGACTGCTACGTCCCGCCGGGTTGGACCAGAGCTATCCAGGCGCGTCTACCTTCAGATGACCGCTCTGCAGCCAGATCTCTCTTTAGACGGTGCAGACTGAGGCCAGCCCTGGGGAAGCTGGAGATTTCCACCTCACTCAGCTCGGAAGAGGACTATGGGAAGAAGCTGGAAGCACAAGCCTGGGTCGGGCTCACAAGAGACTCCTTCCCGAGTGTCAGAATCTGCAGAGTCTCCCTGACATCTTGGCACAGGTGGCTGAGATCTTGCGTTCACCTTCACAAGTATGGACTGTCCCTCTCCCAGGGAAACTCCATTGCTGTGCACAAGTCACCCTACCTCAGCAGCCCTCCAAacacaaaggaacaaagacagaCCACTCAGACACGTATTTAATAACTGTAGAAATCCACAAGAACCTCAGCTTCAAATCTCGAGATCACGAGGGAACTTCCCTCAGTGGGCTGGCTGGAGGGAGCCAGGTGTGCCCTGCCGCCCTCTCACCCAGCCCCCCTGCTTGGGGGTCTGATCCCTGGGCTGACTCCCCATCCTCTTCATCTCATCTCACATACTATCTATTTTGTTTCAATAAAGCATTTGTACCAATGGCTCTGGAGCTTGGAGGAAGACTAAGGAATGTGTAGTGATTTCTGAGTAAGGTGTGGGTCCCTGCAGCAGAAATATCtggggacggggggtgggggggaacaagTCACTCTTCCAGTCTGAGGACAGTCAGGAGTGGCTGTCCCATCCAGGTGAGCCACAAAGGCTGAAAGCTGGGCCCCACCCTCTATCTCTGCATTATGACCGGATCTTGCTCTCCTGAGGAGGAGACAAGCAGCCTATAGTTGGGAGTTTCAGTGAATGAGCACCAAGACAACCACACCTTATCCCTTCCTCTGGCTTCTGTGCAAAGAGGCCACAGAGCAAGAAGAGGCTGCATCTGGCAGGCAGGAGAACAGACggccctccccctctctgcacTAGCTGTTTGTAAACGCGCTACTTTCCAACTCCATGGTGCTACTTGTTTCCCTTTGTTGTGGAGGAACAGGACCCAAACAGCGCTAAGGTGGGGACCCAAACAACGCTAAACCTCCAGCCCTATGAAACTTCAGTCTGCAGGCTGTCTCTGACTTTATCACACCGATTACCGACAGCTGTCACAGACAGAATGGCTTTGTGACGGTCCACCTCCTTGTTTACTGGCAACCAGGGAGTTAATGCTCTAACAGAGCCAAGGAGCCTGGACCATTTTGTGAAAGCCACAGGAGTCGGGGCAGGACGCCATAGGAGCTGCCCCAGACCCTCCTGGCTGGGAGAATCCTATTTGTGGGACACAAAGCTGCCTACCGTCCTGAGAGTCTGCACTCCAGCCGAGAGACTGCTCAGTTCCGGGGCGAGTTCTCTTCTCTCCAGACATTGTTAAGGAAGCAAAGTGATGGAAAGAAAGGATACTGGAGTGGGAGTCTAGTTCTGCCTCCAACTAGCTGGGAGACCGAAGGCAAGTCATGgaaggcctcagtttccctgtctgcaCGTGGTACTAATGGAATGGATGGTCCTGAAGTCCCTTTCACAGCCTGAGATTTTGTATGGTCATTAAAATGTCTGAGGTCCTTAAGAAAATAGGTataccctcccccgccccccaatttAGGCTAGATTTGCTGAGTATGGTGTTCCCTTCGTCCCCAATATCGCACTGCCTCCTGATCTGCCCTGGCTACACAGGGAGGAATGAAAGAAAGGGTTTGTGACATACAAAAGTATAAATGTAGTGACAGCTGACCTGATCGTTTAGTAGAAACGAGCCTTGCCTTTACACAGCTTTGTGCAACAACTAGAAAAGGCCGGTTTttttcctctgcccaccccaaGCCTATTCCTTTAGGCATGCAGGTAAACTGTCCCCACCTCCCACTTCTCCTCATTCCACCAGGGAACCCTGACTAAGGAACAAAGAAGTCCTACAGAGAGGAGATCTCAAGTACCAATCGGCAGCCACTGGATGACGGCAGGTAGATCTGATGCTAGAAAGAGGTTTGTGTCCAGCAGAACCCAATTCCATAGGAATCCAAGCTCCAAGGCTGGGAGGCAGCAGGTGTTGAGGACAAGCTCACTGCTGAGACTCGGTCTGCAGCACCCACTGCAGGATGTCGTGGCCACGCAGCCCCCGGAGCGCATTGTCGTAGATGGTGTTCACGCTGGCGCAGAGGGGCTGCCGCCGCAGCTCGGTCACCCGACAGGCCACCAGCCCGCCGGCCgcacacagcagcagcagcagcaacagcttcAGCACGGCCCAGGACCTGCTGTGTCTCCGGGGAGGTGGCTTGCGGGGCCGAGAGCCAGACTTGGACTCTGCAGGGACAGAGGCACCGCAGATAGAAAGTTCCATCAGTCTGAGGAGACACGCACTGTACCCAGCGACACTCGTCTCCCCGCGCGGACCCGCTCCACCCTCTTCCGCAATGAAGACCCCCAGGCCCCGAAGAGAAACTTTCAGGAACATCTGAGTTCTCATACACTCTGCTGACATGGAGACTGAGGCAGAAGTCCTCCCCCAGTGGCTCCCCAGGGAGCTTGCTTGGAACGAGAACTCATTCCAGGTGCCTCATGCAGCTCGCGGTCCCTGGGGTGACCCTCGGGGTCAGGGGACGGGCTTTTCAGGGGGCACTGAGCACGGGTAGCGTGCTGCCCATCTGGGGAAACAGGCCGGAGATCTGTTATTGTTGTTCATGTCCTTATTCTAGAAGAGGAGGCACATAAAAAGAAAgcccaggggcaccagggtggcacaCATCGGTTAAACGGACGACTctgggtttctgctcaggtcacgatctcggggtcatgggattgagccttgcattgggctgcggcctcagcgcggagtctgcttgagtctccctctgcctctgccgcttGTGGGCACgcttgctcactcgctctctcaaataatcctaaaaacaaCCTGGGAAGGTGAGCTAACACCCTGTCAACGGTGACTGCTGCTGGGTGTGGGGGATTACAGGTGATTGCCATTTTCTGAGACATATATGGAACTTTTTTAGTTCTCTGGGATGAacatatatatattgcatttctaattttttttttaaaaattggttttgagATTGTTTTAaaccaaactttaaaaatcttGACGGAGTGCCCACATGCCAAGAACTGCATGATCCTGTCACACAGATTTTCACTTAAAGCTGCCCTATAAGGAGGTCCGATCCTCGTTTtacacaaggaaacaaaaaagtgGCTAGGCAACTTGCTCAAGGCCGGCAAGGGCGAGCAGCAGTGCCCCTGGCCTCGGCCCACCCGACAGGGCTCCTTCCGCCCTCAGTTGCCTCTCTGTTGGGGGCCCCCACTGACCCAGAGGGTATGCAACCCCCCGCTGCACACAGAGCTGTTATCACCTCACCAACTCGACACATTCAGGCAAAACGTTAGCGGGTTTTTTATACTACATGGCTCCCTGAACACAGCCAAAGGATTCCGCTGGTGTTCAagcagaaagagagcgagcactcTGCTCCGAcctagagagagaagcagaggcagtgCCAGCCTCCCCAGGACGGTACTGGCACTCAAGATGCCACCTGCacatcacagagtcacagacgaCGTGAGGGGCTTTGAAGGGCACTGTCCTCGCCTTGTTGTGATTCTAGCATCTAACCCTGACAGGAAGGGCAGCTCCCTGTTTAGGGAAGGCTCTCAGCCACCTCTGACCGAACACCCTGGGGCAACACGGCAGCAGAGCACCTGCTCCCCAGAATGACCCCCACGCCCAGCCACCAAACCCTCCAAgcttccc
This region of Mustela lutreola isolate mMusLut2 chromosome 15, mMusLut2.pri, whole genome shotgun sequence genomic DNA includes:
- the EME1 gene encoding crossover junction endonuclease EME1 yields the protein MALQRSSLSLDSSESDSEELPTFAFLKKEPSSTKRRQSQREEKIVVVHTSDSEASCPPSPRLKDVPPTPDTAESITQTEPVRVLSSGSEDEVELIPLAERLACKFLTRKPLSPEDSSSPVKSVWDHQNSEGGSCDWKKEPFPKVPDIALRDTSERCASNNKDPAGDSPCHQLPAFKATCPIQNNSWTNAEVPPLQKRTKPSQEVQRSSSQGRQPRRRASPKERTLEQQERTKKAAVANRPKAQRPEECLKHVVVMLDPVLLQTEGGGQLLGALQSMECRCVIEAQAVPCSITWRRRAAPAEDGQEDWVEEPMVLVLLPAEAFVSMVRNFKQGSVGGPEKGKETLRSFVTNTTARAAGKALSLVIVDQEKCFSAPNSSRRRKQGVADREQAKEKQQRRPEASAGHVVSRVDVEEALVDLQLHTRAQARLVQTWKELADFACALTKAVAEAPFKKLRDQTSFSFCLESDWSGGAKVDRTGRGLMLVWRRQIQQLNRVSLEMASAIVDAYPSPQLLVQAYRRCLSEQERQNLLADIQVRRGEGVTATSRRVGPELSRRVYLQMTALQPDLSLDGAD